The genome window CCCATCTTTATTTCCTTATTTCAGAAGGTAGAAAGAATGTTTTTACAGTCAAACTGTTGACAGACGCACTCATAAAGTGTTACTTTGGTGGCTGATTGTAATTTCCTGATCTGCTGATGAAAGTCCTTAACTTGCTTTAATTTTTTCAACGACCTCTCTTATATCAGGCAGGGGacgtttttatttaatttcttttgcATAGTTTTAACTTTTCATTAATTGAGGTATTTTGATCATAGTATATGATACATATCTACAGTCCTTACTAGTGTAATTTacccaaaaaaagagaaatatcagAGGTGAGCATTTATCAAATTAGATTAGAAGCAACgacagacattaaaaatgtatgtgtgaaaGAGGTAGGAAAGAAGTTGGAGGTTTCTAAGAGTTTGCTTTTTGCTGCCAGCTGTACTCGTTGCAGAGGAAGTGCCTTAAGGTTCTGCCAACATTCTCTTAACTCAACCACACTGCTGCGTTTCTGCGAAACCATGCacacaaaattaaacaaaactgCGAAACCCAGCTCTGCATTCACAACCAGGAGTGTAAGGCAAGACAAAGTTTCCTTTCCCACAATTTGACTTGTGATACGACTCACATGCCTTTAAAATCTGAGTTTTTTTAAAGATCCTGACAGGAGTATTTTAAAATAACAGGGTATCcttaatcaaataaaacatagaaatattGTGATCTGTTTTAGTTCACCTCATGATGATTTCTTACTTCAGGTGTTTTAACAAATCTTTATCCACAACCATCATTGTGACAAAGATGTTTACATTCAgattattcttttaaaaaaacataacatttaatatacattttctaaCATATCAGGGTAAATATTTTGCATTGATGCAGTTgtaacattaatattatatatgatacatacatataaattaGAGTGTACAAAGTGTACTTTAAGTATCATCTGTATACAGCAGAACGACCccttcaaatacaaatattgtattattattgctgtTAATATGTCAGCAGCATTTCCATGTTGTAGCCAGTGAAGGTAAAACTATTTGTGGGTAGTTCAATATGGGAAATagcattatatattttttttaaacagaaaaccAATTATAATATTCatgtaaaatgaaaagtaaCCAGGCTAACTATACGAGTCAAGTACGTTTAGTGGagtgaaatgtaaattatttgcctctgaaatgtagcaTAACATACAAAAACTTGATTAAAATGCCTCAAAACTGAATTTAAGTACAATGCTTGAATAAATGTAGGCCTACATTTTGAAATCACGTAACAGTTTATTATGAAGTGAGTAAAAATAGTTGGAAAAGCTTTGTAGTACACAGGTTGAAAATGACTTTCATCATGTAACAGCAGAGGTCAACTGTGAGTCCATCCAGTCCTCCTGTTCTGCACAGATGTTATGTAACATTACAGCTGCTGATATATTTCCTAAGCTGTCCCGGGTCAGTTTGTATAAACTGCACGATGTGGTGAGGTGCAGAAAACTGACTTCAAGTCAGCTGTTAACGCGACCTCCTTTCAGGGATGCTGCGGGAGGAGTTGCGTGCTGCCCGGAGTAGGACTAAACTGCGCATGCGTCAAGGGAAACAGCCGACACCAGAGAAGGACGCTATGCAAGATAGTTCACGTTTGCTATTTCCGTTTTCGGTTCTAATAACTTATGGCAGAGGATGAAGGGGAGAAAAATAGTacctgtttttattattgttgctaTTTacttgattattattattattgttatgcattAACATGTTAGCAGTTAAAGTTTAATTTGGTCGAGTTGGAGGTGATTTTTACTGAGGCTACCttttataaatcatattttataaactgattatatatttttgtatgagAAATAATATTATGCAAGGCCTAGTAACTACAGGATTACACCACTAATTCAATGTCAAACAAGAAATTACGAGGCTTGTGTGTAAATAGTGGGAAACCCTCGTACCTTTTCCCCGCCGATACCACTCAGGCCTGAATGCTGAAATCGGGTGTGAACCATCTTGCTATTTGATTGAATGTTGTATCTTTGACGATGACAAGAGGCCTCTGCTGCTTGCGTGACTTGTAACGTACGTGACTCCAGACCACCTCCCTTTGTGCAGTTGACAAGCCCCTTCTCGGCCAGGACAGGAACACGCAGAGGTACGTTATGTATCCAATATTGAAATGCAACACAGCTGACGTTTACTTCACTGCACTGTCACTGCTATCGGCCGGTGGATTGTGACCTCCATCACAATCCGTCTCATCCATTGACTTACCGGAGGTGGGTGCAGTCGGGTGTGCAGCAGAGATGCTAGGCCTGCTGCTTTCCAACTGCTGTTAGCTTGTTGGCTAATGTGCGGTCATTTGACAGTGCAGGAGCCACTGCTCAACAGTTATCCAGGCCGCTATAATTAAATAAGCTTAGCTAGCTTACGGGTTTCCCTTCTTGACGTGTTACTGTTTATTTTCCTATCAACCTGCCATAATGTGGAGACACTTGCCCGCTGTCCACCTTGATAGCTAGCTAATGCTAATCTGTTAGCAGGCGAGGGCAGGGAGATGCTGCCTTCACTGGCTTCATGACCTCTTTGTCTGAGTCAAGTGACCACTACTGTATTCACTCTGGAGAGAGACTTTTTATATCAATTGTAGGTCTGTCTTACAGCTGAATTCCCCTGAATGAGACTTCAACTAAAGTAGTGCTGAAGGGCAGTGATGCATCCTTTAACTGAGTAGCTAGGTCAAGTGTTACTTCATCCTTTCATGAGTGGTCTTCATAATGCTGGGATGCCCTCTTTATAAAAGTTATTTGGTGTGACTGTTGTATGAAAATATAGCCTTCTTCAACCCAAAGTCATTAAGCTTCACCCAAGTTCACCTCAGTGACCAGACTTTGCAGGCTATCACATATACAGGGTTGTCCTCTAAGGCCTTAGCCTGTAGCCATGTGTGAAAGCCATAAAACTACTCAGGCGCACTGAGGTGAGTTGGCACAGCGTTGCCATTTGTGTAGTGTTAACAGCCACTGCAGATGCTTGACATTAGTCCACGTCCTGTCCAAGTGCTTCTATATTAGCACAATTACTAGTGACTGTGCTGAGAGGGCTGTCCAGGGGGGCATCCTGAATGATTCAGGAGGGCCAGAGTTGGACATGCCTGGGGATAGACAGACACTTGTTGTGTCAGAGCTGATTTTGCAGCTATTTAGGAGGTCGACATTTTATTGTGGTTGAGAGAAATGTATGGGGTTGGGCTGCATGTTTATATCAGGGAAATATGCGATTTGTTGAATGTCATAACAATGTATTACTTAAAGTGTAGtcagttctgcctttctgctgcttgtgttttgtcaaaatataacacatttctgggtgaaattaaaaaaacaagcacattGAACTTtacacaaaaggaaaataatgacAGTTACATTTGAAAGTGCAGATTTTCAGGTGATTCTCTCTTTCAACTGACTCCAAAACATAAAATCCCTAAGTGCAATATTGTAGTGATTTGCAATGTGTTTATCGCGCAAGTTAACATCGCAATGGCGATCTTGTGGACTGCTGCAATAAACCGGTGCCCAAATATGCCTTTAATGTGTTCGTCATATTACAACTTGAGCACAAGGGTGGGGTTGTTGAGAAAAAGTGTGACTGCCATCAAACTGGATTGAACAGGCTTGAAGGAAAGAAGTGAGGGCTGATTTTATTTTGGTGATTGGCAGTAGGGTGACTCTTTGAGGTATTCAATCCTTATGTACATAAATGTTATCAATATGCCTGTGTAACAACTTCACCTTGATAACAGTTTGTGCTATTAGAAAATGGAACCTACATCTACCCATAATACATCATGATGAAATAGACTTGCCTTGTACAACAGGCTGTTTAGGAAAAAGGACAAAGAGTTTCACACATACTGCACATGAGCGCAGTCAATCCGGAGGGTTAGCAAACAGTCAGCTTTGTGCTTCAGTTTGTGGCCTCCATTGTCCTTTCTAAACTTGTTTTCTCCCACTTTGAATACTCAAATTTGATTAAGGAAATTGACTTCAGTGTCAAAATGAACCTTTCTTTCCCTAGATTGTTTAAGTAGTGGGAAAAATAATGGACATGGAGGAAGGAATTGATGATTGAGTGTGTGAGCTAACTTCATGACATTTGTACCTGTTCATATCCACCAGTGACCTCCAGTTGCTCCTGCCTTCCTCTTTCAGCAGCACTTCACATCTCATCTGTCCTGTGTCCTTCCCTCTGCTGTGTGACTTTGGGCTCTGGCTGCCCTAAAGCTGTAACACAGAGGGAGGATAAACATGCATGCATGAGATGTCGTTTTTTCAGAGAGAATGtagtatttaattgttttctgcCTTGTTCTTTAGTCAAAGCCTTGATCCTCTTTGTCTTTGCAGATGATGGCTGTACCTCCAACTTACATTGACCTTGGAAAGTCTGCCAGGGATGTTTTCACCAAGGGATACGGTAAGCACTAAGCAGCCAACCATAGTCgcatatttaacatttactgCAGTACGATGTAtagagaaaaaaaggtttgacaACAAGTAAGTGCTAATGCAGTTTTTCTCTTCATTGAAGCGGGTAGCTGTGGTAGAATTTCTTCATCATTCTTTATACTATCATCATTTTTATTCTCTCTGCCATtagaataaatatgtattttgtcaCTCAATACACCAGAAGAACAAGATCTTCTAACTCTATTGTGCTGTGAAGTAATCAAGGGGATTTCTTGCAAGATTAAATGCAACACTTCCTCTTAAGCATTGTACAAATCCAGCCACCGTATAATGTTGCAGAACTTGCACAACGTGCAGTAAAagtggtgtgtgttttgtgtatatacacacagctGCGATCCAATGGTTACTGAAAGATGTCCTCTTAAAATCTAGGGAGTTCCCGGTTGTTGCAGACTGATTCATATGTACCATGAAGGATGATTCATCACATTCACAGAAAAGCCTCAAAACTGAGAGTAGTTGTGAAGCTGGTGACCATTTCAGAGGGTAGAAACTACTACAGCTTTGCCTGAGGATGGACAATGACGGCTGCATTAGTAGAATGTTTAGTCAGGGGGAAGTAAAGAATCGTACCAGGAAAGAAAGTACATGGACGTGGATATTCTCTGGGTCATGTGAAGTGTGGTTTGGTGAATCATTTAGAGCCATGAAGGGGGCTTTAGGCTTGAGCCAGCATCTGTTTAACCAGCCTTCTAGCTGTTATTCATAACTGACAGCATTAATGTTCTCACAGCATCTAGTTCAAATCAATACACTCTTTCAATCCGTTGcatataaataactttaaatgcaCTCTGGAGGCTGATAAATTGCTATTTCACAGACACTAATCAATATCTATGACTTGATTCAATGTGCTTTGAAATATCTAAAGGgattctttaaatgtgttttaataagtAGGTTTTCACGTACAAGCAATTTGCTTTGGAGCATAAACACATTAAGATCAATACAAATAAGTAAAAGCAAGTATTTCCAAACACAactatagaataaaataaaaatatacaaaaaatgtgaaggggggggaaagaaaaaagattaaaatatgtacaagaataaatatagaatagaagaaataaatactatacaaatatgtacaatatatctaaatgaaaagtggaagagctgtgcagtttttagAAATGACACTTTAGCACAGAAATGTTCAAAGGTTcaagtataaaaaataatatgcaTTGTACAGAGATATAGTCTCAACGACGTGCGTTAATGTGTCGCATGTGGACAGATGTGAAGATGTTAGGACTCGTAGTATCGGCATCAAAGTGGTTCTTGTTTCGAAGGCtctttggtgtttttttaaagcctgcTTCACTTACAACAACTATAATAACAGGTTTCAGAGTGGTTATTATTGGATGGCGTATATGTGTTCTCATCCCAACATCATTTTGATCTTTAATTCAATGTTGTCTGTTTCAGGCTTTGGGGTCATCAAGCTGGACTTGAAAACAAAGTCTGACAATGGACTGGTAAGTCGTGACCAGTCATTGTCAGATTACCAGAGCTGCCACTACAGACTGCAGCCGTCCTATCATACGTCCTATCATACGTCCTATCATACCTTAAGAGGCTGATAAGTGGCAGGTTATCTGATCTCCTAAATGTTGCCAGGACACCTTGGCCTCGGCTACCTGactgatgattattattttgtaaatgggAAGATGCTGTGTCAAAACAATCCAACACACTGTGTATAATTAACTTAACTTTTAGTTCAAATTGatttcttgaccttggaaacccTCTGGATTTGGGATCAAGTGTCTGTTCCACGATGTTGAATGCAGACAGTGTTGCTGGAAGTTTTACAGCACCACACCACTGTCTTAAACCCATTGTAAGcctaattaaaatgatttaaaaaagttaatatACCTGTCTGTATGACCCTGACACCAATACTATCATCTGCAGGAGTTCACCAGCACAGGCTCTGCCAACACTGAGACCAGCAAGGTCGCTGGATCCCTGGAGACCAAGTACAAGTGGGCGGAGCACGGCTTGACCTTCACAGAGAAGTGGAACACCGACAACACCCTGGGGACCGAGATCACCCTTGAAGACCAGGTTGGTGATGGGGGTGTGGGGATCAAGACCAtctaaaaatatgtattaaatgtttttgatttggtTTGCTATTGGCAGTAACATACAgtatctttatttttgtattcacTCGGGTCCATTACTCAATTCAAGGGTGCTATTTGCCTTGCTGTAAATTGGATTGTAGTTTCATCTAATGAGCAATTCATGCTAAAGtgttgttcttctttttgttgCCATATCTTGCTTCCTTATTCCACAGTTGGCTAAAGGGCTGAAGCTGACGTTTGATTCCTCCTTCTCACCAAACACCGGGTAAGAACAGCTCAATGGGAACCATGAACATGTAAATCAAGAGATCAGTGAATACAGTGAATAGGTAGACTTCATTGCAAAATAGAACATCAGTCGTACACTGAGGACCTTTTACTTAATAGTCAGCGGCTTATCTTATAGTTTTGTTTGTAATTGTCAAATGGCCTAATTTGACCTTTCCTGGGTCACTTTTTGCTCTTTGCCAATGTGAGCAGGTGGATGTCTGCCGCCAGTGGCTGAATACAACGTTTACTCTTTAGCTAGcacaatgaaaaatgtattttaccaaGCAAACATGGAAGATACTGggccattaaaaaaacaaaacaatattgcaTTTCAACTGCTGAATAAGTACCCTAtgaatgaaccaaaacaatatttAGCTAACATCCAGAAACATAACAGGTCTGTTCAAATCATCACACACAACTGCAAACTAGCTTACACGCTAAGTTAGCCGACGTGTCAGGCTGAGGTCACTGCGACAGTGAAGTCATCAAAGAACCCTGCTCTTAAATGTTGGTAAATGAATAAAGGGCACATTGCTAAGAacaatgtgtttacatgaacaacctgttctctctctccctgacaTTCTTTCCAGCAAGAAAAGCGGCAAGGTCAAGACGGGCTACAAGTGCGACCACATCAACCTTGGCTGTGACGTTAACTACGACATCAATGGTACAGCCATCCACGGCGCAGCAGTAGTGGGCTACGAGGGCTGGCTGGCCGGCTACCAGATGACCTTCGAGGCTGGCAGGAACAGAATCACCCAGAGCAACTTTGCGGTTGGATTCAAGACGGACGAGTTCCAGCTCCATACGAATGTGTAAGACTACATGAAGCAGCAGATGGTCATTAATATGCtagcatttattaataaaggGATAACAGGGTTGACTAGTTTATTCAAATTTAAGGATTTTGTTCGaggacatttatttaattttgtagCTTGATGTCATAAAATGTGACGACAGACATGAAGCGTCATTGGAAAACctccaaatgtaaaaacaattacatcGGGTACAGCCGTAGATGCTGCCCTGATGCTTGACACTAAAGCTGAGcgggtaaaaaaacaaaacaacttgtaaAATCACCAACGAAATGTCTGAATAAGCACATAGACACAACCTGAATCCcttgtgcatgcatgttttttAAGTGTGATACTAAGCCAACTATGCATAAAACCATACATTCTGATTAGTTTAGTGTTTCTGTCCTGTGGTACTTGAACATAAGTCGAGGTTTAAAGTTGTAGCTATAAGTGAAACGACTGACTGTGACAGGACCGACGCCTTCAAATAGTTTTCTTGCCCTTGTCAGGCTGACTAACTCATCGCCCATTTGGCTCACTGTCGGGCACCCTGGTTATTTTTACACCCAGGTGATGGGATTTCCTATATTGCATGTGAGGCAGAGTGAGTGGTTGGCTTGCATAAAGGGCTTCAGTGAAAAGGCAGTGAGGTCGTGTCTGAGAGTGTGAAAAGAGGGCGGTGGCACAGTGTTAGTCTTGTTTCCTGCTGTGTCCCTGGCCAAGCCCGTCTGTTTCAGTCTACAGCTGAAGTGATTATGTGAGGTCAGACAAAGTATAACGTAGGCTTTACATCAGAGACGGTGCACCCACCTGACGAGCTCTTTtaaccaaaaaaaacataatttatcccttttttttaaatgctaaatatCACCTTTAGGGAAACATTATTTGCGTTGCGGCAACATTTTCATATATTCCAATCTGCTACTCCTCCTCAGAAATGATGGCACTGAGTTTGGTGGTTCCATCTACCAGAAGGTGAATGACCAGCTGGAGACAGCCGTCAACCTGGCCTGGACTGCTGGAAACAGCAACACCCGCTTTGGCATCGCTGCTAAGTATCAGATTGACCCTGATGCATCCTTCTCTGTGAGTAGTGTGTAACCTgaagtagtagttgtagtagtgcTATAGTCACGTGTGCTACGATGGCAATGTCCCTTTTTATAAAGGAATTCACAAGGAAAGTAATAGTGCAGGGTCAGATTATTAAATTGGCCTTGACTACAGAAGATTCGGAGTCTCGATGACATGAACAACGAACAGTCATAATGCTCCATTCAAATCTGGGTCACAATCTTTGCTGCGAGTTCTGCATAGCTGACCAACTTGGAAAGATGAATGCAAGTCCATGAGAGCGTGTCAAGTTTATTTGGGTCTGAGAGAAGCCTCATCCAAGACAAAATGGCCAATAGGAggagtgtgtattttgtttCTTCCGTGAGTTATTCAGcatccttttttcattttcatctatTTTTTCTCACACAGGCCAAGGTAAACAACTCCAGCCTTGTGGGCCTGGGCTACACTCAGACTCTGAAGCCAGGTGAGTGCATTTTGTATATCATTTTGGTGCCAAGTGCTTAAATGGGCCCAAAAAACGGACTATTTTTTACAAAGAccacaattttttttaaacatttactcAATTAAGCAAACACTATGAAGCAGAAATACTAATCAAAATACAGTTTCAGACTGTTTGGAGGAATAAGTAGCAACAAAcaatatacatgtacacacttaCATATACTGCCTTTTCTGTCCATGGCTTATCCTGGTGTTTGTTTCTGCAGGCATCAAGCTGACACTCTCTGCTCTCCTTGATGGCAAGAACATCAACGCTGGTGGCCACAAGCTTGGTCTCGGCCTCGAGTTCCAGGCGTAAGAGGATGATGCAGACGACCTTCCAGTCCTCCCAGCACACACAGCGTTCCCCaccaaaaaaaaataaaaaattccAAATCCTTTTATTGATTAGCTAGCCCTCACAAAAACCCCTGTGTCCCGAGACAAGCTACAGCTGGAGGCAACATAGCATTAAACGTCAAATCCTTCTTGCAACGATCTACCACTTTTAAAGGACCACTTAAAGGGAACAttatattttggaaataaagaGCTGAGTTCAGATCAAAACTACAACCATTAAACAGAAAGTTTTATCGGGAACTGTGTAGTTTGCAAGGGAAAAATAGGGTTGAGTACAGTCAAGTGGACCATCACTACATTCAAACGCAATGCTTTAATTTGtgtccctctctgctctccaaTGCAGATCAAATGGAAAGCACAGTAAGCGTACAGTTGAGTAGTTACAACCACCAGATGGTGCTGTTGCATAGCACTATTAAGCACTCCGTGCTCAAAAGTTGTAGTGGTGAAATAACTGTTTAATTTCCACCCTTCTGCACTGGCGAGCTCTAATGTCTGTCTTGATATAGTATACAATGGGATGGTTTAGTTGTCCCTGATGTAAGCAGCTGTGATTAGCTCTAAGAGGACGCTAAACTCCAATGTGgacattctgtgtttttgtctcacttgttttttgtgtctgtgcatttggtgtgaaacatgtcttttGTTACATatagtaaaatattatattattttattgacgGTCTTGCATAGTTTAATCCATCTGTGGAGTCTTAAGAAGGCAAAGACCTGTTATTTCTTCCTGTTGGACCGAAGGAGGGAAACCTATCATCCACACCGTTACACTTCTCTGGATAAGAGTTACAGTACTTCTCTGAGGGAGGGTGAAAGTAATGAATAGTGTGGAAAGGAAATTGTAGTCTTCCACAACTGGTTATGGGAATCATGCTTAGTGTATTTGACAGTATTGTCGTTCCCTGAATTAATAAAGAACATCTTGAATCAGTTTGTGATTGTATTTGTTATTCTGCGTTGTATCACATACAGTAATGACCTGCATGTTGTGATGATTCATTTCAATGTTTATTTCAAATTATGTGATGTTGCAAATTAGCTGGCCATGTGTGAAGGCTGAGGataatttaaaaaacgtttttaaagcCAGATATTACACGATGACTGTCGATTTTCACTGGGAtcataaatttaattttgaattcAATTGATAAATATTCCATCTTGTCTAAAAATCTATTGTTTATAAAATATctgaacattttgaaagcaaaaaaaacaaaacaaaacggtTTAAAAACCCAATTATTTataatagcattaaaaataaaaccagcaaatattaacatttttgcttgataattgaaacgattagtcgattGGATGCGAGGAAAACGTACACAGatctttaaagatgtttaaaagtCTGAGTAGTTGTGATAATTGAATACCCAGCGATGGATATTTGATCTCGGCATGTTTGGCATGAGTTTGTATGAATAATCcacgattatttatttatttatttgagccATGACAGCTGATTTTGAACAATCATTTTGAACACATGCACTCACTTCCGCATCATGTGGCCATGCGAAGCCACGCCTCTTCAGTTACTCACACATCAACATGGCGACGTGCAGAAAGATGGGGCGAAGCAGGGGATATATTTGTGCTCTTTCTCTGGTTATTTTCCTCCAACCTTTAGCCAGCGGGTTAGGGTTACCGCTACAAGAAGTTACCGCGACAAAAGGTATGTTAGACTTGTATGAAGTACCTGATATGACgactgttgtttttaaaaccaACCAACAGCACTGCTAGTTAGCTAGCCAGTGTCAACGTTAATATAGCTAGTTGGCTAGTGCGTCATGCTAGCAAACTACGGTGTCAGGTGAGAGGGACGATGACAGGCTGTCTGTAAAAGTCTTAAaacagtatttcattttaaaatcgaGTCCTTATCAAACTATTACAGTAAAGTTCAACGTAGTAATTCCACAAATATAAAGAGTTATAAGGCTTTAAACGTAACTGCTCAGAATGTCAGTTGAAACAACGTTCAAACGTCAACGTCAAACCGTTGAGACGTTAATTATgcatttaattcaatttaaattaaCACAAAATTGCCTGACTTGGCTTTTACAATGTTTTAAGTAACTCCTTAAATCATACAGACGCATTAGTGTCATAACAAACATCTCGAAACCAGTAACCAGGAAGTTATATTTCTCTAATCAAACTTCACGCTCGACAACCTTGTAACCAACGTAACGGTAAACCTATATTCGATATAACGTTTAGTTCCACCAGTTCATGTCAATGTGTGTTATACAATAGATAACCCCAGTGGAAATGTCATTggtgtttttaaaggtttacTTGGTGATGCCCCGAGGAACTCTTCCTTCGCAGCAATGATTTGTGGTGGTCGGGTCCAGATGTCCTTGTCATATATCTGAGCTGTTGAGTAACTCCCTGTCAGTCCAGTAGCGCCACAGATtattaaaacctttttgaagTTTACCATCAAGGAACTGGGACCGTAGTAAAGGCTGTAATTGTTCTCTCTATGTCATGTCCCTGTCATGCTTAAATGGACTTTGACCGGGCCCACGTGTAGTTATTGGATTAATTCAATTGAGAGAAAGtcagtttttgttgttgttgcatgttATTCTTTTCAAATGAAGGTACGTTTGGGTGCCTGACATTGTGTTTACTGGGAAAAATCAAGTTATCGGCCTATTTCTTTTTCATAATATGACTGTGCCACTCTTATCATTCTCAACATACTCACTCAGACAGCTTATTGCTACATGTATTGTTGTGATAAAGATGCATTGatgcaacacaaatacattacagACATAGACTGTTAGTTAAGAACAAACATTTTCCTTGAATTGACTATTTTCTCTAGAAATGACTTGCTGAAACATGAAATATCTATCCACAACAACTTTATATATGTCATACACAAGTCATGCATTGCTATAAGATTCGTCCCGCATGCCTTGTGATGTGACATTACTTATGGCGCTATTCCTTATGTAGCCTGGAATCGCATCGGTATCTGACTGCAACATTTATTGACTTAACAATTCATCTTATTTTGAAGCATTTTAAGTTACATTCATAAACTCAAATGTTTGGCATTGGTTCATGAAATCAGATcttgacatttcatttaatgtgCTGTCCTCATACTGTGGATTGCCATTTAggttttgacaaaaacaatgtatacAAAGGGAGGCGGACTTAACTTGATCAGCCACTACATTGCTGTTTGTTTCAAGCTTAATAAATATCAAGCAAACTGGTTGAATGTTCAACCAGCCAAAGTCTGAACATACAGTCATTAAGCTAGTGGCAAGATTAATTTTGGCCATCATCTATGTCTCATATGGGTTTAATCAGAATAAAAATGATCCAAGAGCTGAAAGAGTGCAACTTTAGACAAATGTGGAGGAAGTTCCCCCATTACTTGTCGACAAGATATTTGATTTACggaaataatataagtattctTAAATATTAAGACATTTGTCAAGCATGACTCAACTGCAAGCAGTCTCTAAAGGCTGACTTTCCTACATGCTGTTTCATGCAGCAAAGCCTATAATTGTTGCTACCACAAAGATCTCCTGTTCAGTGATTATTTAAGCTGGCCATGTGTATGAATAGTTCCTTTCTTCTCTTGGGGACGTCTTACTCGATGCTTCAAGTCCATAGTGTTCTCCCGTCCCTTCCTAAGCCGCACCTCCTGTTCCCACAGGACGCACTAATGTTGACACAGGTTAAATGGTGCCATTGATTCAGGAAGGCTGGCCAGATGCATGACACCGAGTTCAGCTCACAGTTACAAACTAGACAAGAGATTCttgaaaatgtaacttttaataattattaaactgAAATGTTATGGATGTTAAACTGCAAGCTTTATAAacttaaacatgttaaatgtgtgtgtatatatacttgtctcaaaacataatttattattgTCAGCA of Cottoperca gobio chromosome 14, fCotGob3.1, whole genome shotgun sequence contains these proteins:
- the vdac1 gene encoding non-selective voltage-gated ion channel VDAC1 — encoded protein: MMAVPPTYIDLGKSARDVFTKGYGFGVIKLDLKTKSDNGLEFTSTGSANTETSKVAGSLETKYKWAEHGLTFTEKWNTDNTLGTEITLEDQLAKGLKLTFDSSFSPNTGKKSGKVKTGYKCDHINLGCDVNYDINGTAIHGAAVVGYEGWLAGYQMTFEAGRNRITQSNFAVGFKTDEFQLHTNVNDGTEFGGSIYQKVNDQLETAVNLAWTAGNSNTRFGIAAKYQIDPDASFSAKVNNSSLVGLGYTQTLKPGIKLTLSALLDGKNINAGGHKLGLGLEFQA